The nucleotide sequence GCTATTAACACTTTaacaaacatgtcatgataGGGTACTACTTATCTTGAAACGTTTCACTTTGTAATGTTATACAGAATACAACGTTTTTCAGGTGGGAGAGTAAAATTGAAATTTTCGTTGTAGCCCACAGCATTTCAccaattgtatttttctttaccTGGTTAGGTTGAAGTCTTCTATATTTTGTCGTTCTTGGCGTCTCTGGTTGACTCTCGTCAGAATTCAAATGTCTCTTCAGTTTTCGTTTTGCTGGCATGATGATTTGGTATAGTAACTGTATTataacagactgtataaaacgtCTCTAAAATtcgtatttttttaaaaatagattGGCGCCGAGTCTGACCAATGAAGTGCATCAGATTCGTTTTTCACTTTCAGCCAACCAGAGCTGCGGACGTTCTCATCCGTTGCATCCATCTGAGCGGGGTCACTCGCGTGAAAGCAGGTTGGCAGGTTAGGATAGACTGTACGGTTAGGAGAAAACAATGGCGTTCCAATTCGCCGTCTACTACTTATTTGATAAAACACTTAAAGTGGAGAGTACGTCGCTCATTCTTGGTAGCTACCAGTTCACCCAAGTGGTATCCCAGCCGGACCTTGATGACGACACGAACTGGATTGAAATAAAGTGGCCTACGAGAAAAGAACCAAAGAGGACGGTGGCTGCTAAGGTCCTGTTATTTGGAGGCAAGTATGGAGAATACCTATTTTCCCAACTATTTCAGCTAGCTTGCAGCTCTAACTGTTTAATTTTGTCGTTGTAAGGAAGAATGTCTTGGCTAAACTTAATTTTTCTTACTATTGTCGTTATATCAGACTCCTACAAAGAACTTGTGTCGAAGAAGAATTTGTTCCTTCTCGGTAAGGATATATGGGCCGAGGAGGAAAGCAGGGGTGTGcgcatgaaaaagaaaatgtgtgagACCGACGTAGTGAAGCCTAAAACGGCCGTGCAGGTGAGTAGGCAACATTCCTAAATGCCAGCGCAAAAGCTGCTCCTGTAGTATGGCTAGCTACACATCCAGGTGCTTCCTTTATGGTAGAGGTCTTGACAAAATTCAAACCATTTACctaagtaaaaaaacatttaaaaaaatgctaaaatactccattacaagccTTGGATGACAAATCCCAATCAAGTTGAAGTGCATAATTATTTGCAATAAAATGTAGCTAAACTATCAAAGTAAATGTACTGATTTACTCCCTCTGAGtgatatattgttatatatgaaaacattaaatgaataatACTGAAACATCACGATGGAGCAGCATTATGTTGTTGTAGCTGCCAGAGGGCCTGTCATGGGCTATTTTCCATTCAGCTTAAACACTCCCAAGAAACTCCAGGACACAGTTGATTCATTTCCATGAAGTTTACTGGGAATTTTGTGAAactgcaatacaatacaatgagaAGTCTGTATTATAAAACAAACTCAAATGCACAGTATTAGTGTGAATAGCGCCGCTTAGCTTACATGGCGCTGTAGCCTATATAACACATATAGCACAGTTATAGCTAGCAAAACAGCTAACAGCAAGAAACATAAGCTAACTGCCTAGCAAAAACGATTTAGCTTCTTAGCTGCCTCAATATGGTTACAAACTAACAATGAGCAATAACCTAACGTTACACAATGAGAAATACTTACAGACGTTGCCTTAGCAAAAAGGGGAGAAGGAAAAGCGATCCACTCAGAGGCAGACAACAGGTAGAGCTCACACATTCCTGTAGCTGATTACCGCATGGcaattttacttcctgtttccaACATGCACTGGTactgtgttgctatggttacaaaggtaaacaaaccactctaaactgctgaaacaaaatagtttttacaacacatttttaacaacatGACACTCCCCGCTTGGGGTCTTTAAAGAGCCCACATTAATTAACAGACTCAGTCTTTGGAGAAAGAAGCAGAACCACTTCTGTAATGGGCCGAGAGAAAGTCTTTCTGGTTCCATCCTTAATGACTTCAACTTCGACCTTCCGGACTAATCCATCTTCTCCTGGAAAGGTTCTTGCAATGATGCCCATAGGCCATTGATTCCTCTTCGCCTGATTGTCTTTCAGGAGAACTATGTCTCGTTCTTGGATGTTAGGCCTTTTTCCTTGCCACTTGTGTCGAAGCTGCAGTGTTTTGAGATATTCGTGTTTCCATCTGTTCCAAAACATTTCTGCTAAGCCCTGCACCCGCTTCCACTCCTCTCTGATGAGATGTGCTTCCTCAAAGCTTCCTGTCGGAGGAGGAGGTGCAGAGCCTGTCTTGAGAGTCAGGAGCATTGCTGGAGTGAGGATGAGGGGCGAATCAGGATCCGATGACACTGGGATGAGCGGTCTAGCATTCATGATAGCAGCTACCTCGGCCATGAGTGTGGTCAAGACCTCGTGTGTCAGGTGAGACCTCCGCTGCTCAAGCAGCATGCAGTCCAAAATACGGCGGGCAATGCCAATCATTCGTTCCCACGCGCCACCCATATGAGACGCGTGAGGTGGGTTAAATACCCAGGTGCAGCTCTGTGTGTTCAGGTACTCTTCCACACTGTTGAAGCCTGGATTAGACTTGTCCATCTCCAGCTCACGAGAAGCGCCGACGAAGTTAGTTCCGCAGTCAGAGCGGATCTGTTTTGCAGGGCCCCTGACTGCAAAAAACCTTCTCAAGGCGTTGATAAAGCTGCTGGTACTCATTGCTTCAATTA is from Etheostoma spectabile isolate EspeVRDwgs_2016 unplaced genomic scaffold, UIUC_Espe_1.0 scaffold00019136, whole genome shotgun sequence and encodes:
- the LOC116683846 gene encoding uncharacterized protein LOC116683846, whose protein sequence is MSRVAHLSLYRGELLRAKVCIVKSVQNECYTEELKCINAGSNIPSSSSLWKLHPTMDKDQLLRVGGRIGQSELSTNEAHPIIIPGRHHLATLLVSHYHEAVKHQGRHLTEGAIRAAGFWLVGAKRCISSLLHSCITCRKLRGKTEHQQMAALPAERLQVAPPFTYVGVDVFGPWDTVSRRTRGGVSNSKRWAVMFSCMCSRAVHIEVIEAMSTSSFINALRRFFAVRGPAKQIRSDCGTNFVGASRELEMDKSNPGFNSVEEYLNTQSCTWVFNPPHASHMGGAWERMIGIARRILDCMLLEQRRSHLTHEVLTTLMAEVAAIMNARPLIPVSSDPDSPLILTPAMLLTLKTGSAPPPPTGSFEEAHLIREEWKRVQGLAEMFWNRWKHEYLKTLQLRHKWQGKRPNIQERDIVLLKDNQAKRNQWPMGIIARTFPGEDGLVRKVEVEVIKDGTRKTFSRPITEVVLLLSPKTESVN